A window of the Candida orthopsilosis Co 90-125, chromosome 1 draft sequence genome harbors these coding sequences:
- a CDS encoding Apt1 adenine phosphoribosyltransferase: protein MSDRAKEISSLAKELKTHLKQFPNFPKEGILFEDFLPIFATPDLFNKLITAFKLHVGHKKVDYVIGLESRGFLFGPTLALALNAGFVPVRKPGKLPGPTYQVEFQKEYGSDVFELQEGVIPKGAKVLIVDDILATGGSAYGAGELALKAGADIVEFLFVMELDFLKGRDRLHAPVFTLFGGQEEKYKDS, encoded by the coding sequence ATGTCCGACAGAGCCAAAGAAATAAGCTCCTTAGCTAAAGAGTTAAAGACTCATTTGAAGCAATTCCCCAATTTTCCCAAAGAAGGTATTCTTTTCGAAGATTTTTTACCGATTTTTGCCACACCcgatttgttcaacaaattgattactGCATTCAAATTGCACGTGGGACACAAAAAAGTCGACTACGTTATTGGGTTAGAAAGTAGAGGGTTTTTGTTTGGTCCAACATTGGCGTTAGCTTTGAACGCTGGATTTGTTCCTGTGAGAAAGCCAGGTAAGTTGCCCGGCCCAACTTATCAAGtggaatttcaaaaggaGTATGGTTCAGATGTGTTTGAACTTCAAGAAGGCGTAATTCCAAAAGGCGCCAAGGTTTTGATcgttgatgatattttggCAACGGGAGGATCAGCCTACGGTGCTGGTGAGTTAGCTCTCAAAGCCGGCGCTGACATTGTGGAGTTTTTATTCGTTATGGAGTTGGATTTTTTGAAGGGAAGAGATAGGTTGCATGCTCCAGTATTTACATTATTCGGAGGACAAGAGGAGAAGTATAAAGACTCATAG